AGCTGCCAAGACTTTCCCCTGTTCTCACTCAGATCCTGTTTGGTTTTCTGGATGCAGGTAAAGATCTCCTTGAACAGTGCCTTGTACTCAGGCTGGTGAAGTTCATCCTCCTGGCCCTGGCGGAGGGAGGCTGGGCTTCGTGGGCGGACCAAGGGGGCTCCGCGGCGCTTTTGGACGTCCTTTAGGCTGTGCTGTTGGCTTGGCTCCGGCTCCCCCTGGTGGCAGCGCCGCAGCAGCGCGTCATATTTGACCTGCAGGGCGCTGTACTGAGCGTCAACCTCGTTGAGAAGGGAGATCCCACGCTGCTTCACCACCTCCGAATGGCGGACGCACGAACGCTCGTGGTCATGACTCTCGTATACGTCTGACCCCTCACCCCGCAGCGACCTAAGCTGCTTCTCGCTATTGCAGTGCTTTAGGACATCACAACCTTTCACCTTGGAATGGTAGCTGACCTCCATCagttctccctcactctctccatcctcccccaTCCCCCTTTCCTGGTTCAGGGGGAAGAAGAGGGCATTGGGCAGCATGCCCAGGCTGACCCTTGACCTCAAAGCTTTGTTGCCGTAGTCGGCTCTCCACAGCTGACGAAGCTCCTCAGCCTCACACTCCAGCTCCACTAGTCTGGcctggacaaagagagagaggacagataggagagatagagagagaaagagagaaagagagacacgaTTCAGTAATGTCACATGGAACTCTTGACTTTACCATTTCCCTACATACTATTTGAATTTGAAGCACGCATCTGCTTCAAATTATTCTGTGTGTTGCTTCTCTTCCTCACCTGGCACCCCTCCATCATTCCCAGGCGTTGCTCCAGTGCAACATTCTCATTGGCTAGGTGGTCTGCATCTCGCTCTGCCCCCTCCCTCCGAGCACGTTCATTGGCCAACTGGGTCTGTAGGGAGCGGAGCGATCGCCGTAGCgactcctgctcctcctcctgccACGAGACGTCAGAGGGAGACCAGGGGTCATCCGAATGGTCTCCAGAGTCGACACTCGAGTACCTTGGAGGGGTCAGAGAGAATCCAACCAATCAAACTTTAAAAAGGATGGGAAACAGCTTTTGTTCCAGTCCAGACCAGCACTTACACCTAATTAGTGTAATAAAGTCACTGATAAGCTGCCAATAAGACTAATCAGGGAGTGAAGGCAGAGATGAGTGGAGGCAGAGATGAGTGGCCTTACGGGTGGAAAATTaccttaaatcaaatcaaaatcaaatcctGTGGGTGACAACTGTGACCAGTGAGGTCAGTAGGGAGAGAGTACTATAATCTGCTTGGCATGTGTGTTTATCAGTGACCTATGAGTTTAGGCCTGGATTAAAGGAGAGGAGCCCATCCCTAACTCAATAACACAGTCTGAACTGCTATGGCATCAGAGGACAGGAATAGGGCTAGAGTACTAGCAGCAGCACTAGTCCCCTTCAACAGCTGCAGTGTACGGcaagagagaggtaagggagcgagagcgagacaaaCCGCAATGCTAGGGCAGGGCCAAGAGGGACTTGTTGAAACATAGTGGTATTGAATGAACGCAATCTAAAGTGGGGCTTAGGGCCTTAGGCCATCTAGAATAGAACAAACTAATGGCAACTTCAGTGGGGCTACGTCTTATCACAAAACACTTTCTACCTGCAGCTTAAAAACAATTATTAATGCACAAGCTATTCAGCTGTAAATATATAAAATGTTAATACATTCaggtcctttagccattttgccacaactttggcagtttgcttggggtcatggtccatttggaagacccatttgcgtccaagctttaacttcctgattgatgtcctgagatgttgcttcaatatatccacataattttccttcctcatgttaccatctattttgtgaagtgaccagtccctcctgcagc
The nucleotide sequence above comes from Salvelinus namaycush isolate Seneca chromosome 35, SaNama_1.0, whole genome shotgun sequence. Encoded proteins:
- the LOC120029943 gene encoding cerebellar degeneration-related protein 2-like, with the translated sequence MLTDMIEVEEFEIKEDEPWYDKQDLEHDLHLAAELGKTLLDRNRELEQGLQQMYSTNQEQLQEIEYLTKQVDLLRQVNDQHAKVYEQLDQSSREQEQSNTRLVQDNRTAQHKIQGLTEMIEALQTQVEDLQCQVEDLKTAPANPHRKPLAESWRPYGVQSVSCLNELQRTHRYSSVDSGDHSDDPWSPSDVSWQEEEQESLRRSLRSLQTQLANERARREGAERDADHLANENVALEQRLGMMEGCQARLVELECEAEELRQLWRADYGNKALRSRVSLGMLPNALFFPLNQERGMGEDGESEGELMEVSYHSKVKGCDVLKHCNSEKQLRSLRGEGSDVYESHDHERSCVRHSEVVKQRGISLLNEVDAQYSALQVKYDALLRRCHQGEPEPSQQHSLKDVQKRRGAPLVRPRSPASLRQGQEDELHQPEYKALFKEIFTCIQKTKQDLSENRGKSWQLE